A genomic region of Pseudomonadota bacterium contains the following coding sequences:
- a CDS encoding GHKL domain-containing protein — protein MASGDGNRQGGTQGALPAVKMYFATIPGEVMKQKPRADYYSGQKRIFSLVIILLAILPLIFINWNSSKLFQDSWLTKTENELSSFSESRKELIDLFLANQEDLLGGLLQLFMQEELSRVDRLEKVFFAVNRNNVMTDLGVIDGAGRHLAYVGPFTERLVGKNYADSPWFVEVMKQGRYVSDVFTGYRGVPHLVVAVASQDRSWLLRATINSEMFNALVASANVGPNGDAFIISRQGEMQTTSRLGQTIFDPGHVRMLHEIASRGVKVTSYNNYLYAVAPLNRGNWLLVLKTDIPSSLKDFYQARKIGLTVIVGTALLILIVARLVINPLVNKIERAEEQRMNLTDKVREVEKMALIGRLAASVAHEINNPLQVISAQAGWINELLEQETEGQAYDHQEALRAIEKIRTQVRRAGGITKRLLGFAGSDDGEWFETDINKIVEETINLLEKEACSNRIIIKREYAEGLPVVRTEATQLQQVFLNILNNAIDAIGSEGVITVSTLQVDGRIHVQFADTGPGIPEHDTDKIFQPFYTTKEKGKGTGLGLLISRNIMQKMNGDLEVVNREQGGCLFTVSLSLNNKVEVQTHEEKL, from the coding sequence GTGGCATCAGGTGATGGTAATCGGCAGGGCGGCACGCAGGGAGCCCTGCCTGCCGTGAAAATGTATTTCGCCACCATCCCCGGGGAAGTAATGAAGCAGAAACCGCGGGCGGATTACTATTCCGGCCAGAAAAGGATTTTTAGCCTGGTGATTATCCTGCTTGCCATTCTACCGCTGATTTTTATCAACTGGAACTCCTCAAAACTTTTTCAAGATTCCTGGTTGACCAAGACAGAAAACGAACTCTCAAGTTTTTCAGAAAGCAGAAAAGAGCTGATCGATCTCTTCCTTGCCAATCAGGAAGATCTGCTTGGCGGACTTTTGCAACTCTTTATGCAGGAAGAGCTCAGCCGGGTAGACAGGCTGGAGAAGGTTTTTTTTGCGGTTAACCGAAACAATGTGATGACTGATCTTGGTGTTATTGACGGGGCTGGGCGCCATCTAGCCTATGTTGGGCCTTTTACGGAAAGGCTGGTGGGAAAAAATTATGCGGATTCCCCTTGGTTTGTCGAGGTCATGAAACAAGGCAGATATGTGAGTGATGTATTCACCGGTTACCGCGGTGTACCCCATCTTGTTGTTGCAGTCGCATCACAAGACAGATCATGGCTGTTAAGGGCAACGATCAATTCTGAAATGTTTAATGCCCTGGTTGCCAGTGCCAATGTCGGACCAAATGGTGACGCCTTTATAATTAGCCGTCAAGGCGAGATGCAGACAACGAGCCGTCTCGGGCAGACGATTTTTGATCCGGGTCACGTCCGCATGCTGCACGAAATCGCCAGTAGAGGTGTTAAGGTAACCTCCTATAATAATTATCTTTATGCTGTGGCGCCATTAAACAGGGGTAACTGGCTGCTGGTCCTGAAAACTGATATCCCTTCTTCACTCAAAGATTTTTATCAGGCCAGAAAAATCGGGCTCACCGTTATCGTGGGAACCGCGCTCCTGATCCTTATTGTCGCCAGGTTAGTGATAAACCCCCTGGTAAATAAAATTGAACGCGCGGAAGAACAGAGGATGAACCTGACGGATAAGGTCAGAGAGGTTGAAAAGATGGCCCTGATCGGTCGTCTGGCCGCCAGTGTCGCTCATGAGATAAATAATCCGCTGCAAGTCATTAGTGCACAGGCTGGGTGGATAAACGAGCTGCTGGAGCAGGAAACGGAAGGTCAAGCTTACGATCATCAGGAAGCTCTTCGAGCTATTGAAAAAATTCGAACTCAGGTCAGGCGTGCAGGGGGCATTACGAAACGCCTGCTTGGGTTTGCCGGTTCAGATGATGGGGAATGGTTTGAAACGGATATTAACAAGATCGTCGAAGAAACGATAAATCTTCTGGAAAAAGAGGCGTGCAGCAACCGGATTATTATCAAGCGAGAATATGCGGAGGGTCTGCCGGTGGTAAGAACTGAGGCAACACAGTTGCAGCAGGTGTTTCTCAACATTCTAAATAACGCTATTGATGCCATCGGCAGCGAAGGAGTCATTACCGTAAGTACTTTGCAGGTGGATGGCAGGATTCATGTGCAGTTTGCTGATACGGGTCCAGGGATACCCGAACACGATACAGATAAAATTTTTCAGCCATTTTACACCACAAAGGAGAAAGGCAAGGGGACCGGACTCGGGTTATTAATTTCACGCAATATCATGCAGAAGATGAATGGTGATCTTGAAGTGGTTAACCGGGAGCAGGGAGGGTGTCTCTTCACGGTTTCTTTGAGTTTGAATAATAAGGTCGAAGTTCAGACCCATGAGGAAAAATTATGA
- a CDS encoding response regulator translates to MEDIKILLVDDEEDFIVSISELLDLRDLKSKTALNGKDALRYVGQNLPDIIVLDLKMPGLDGMEVLRRVKEHYPRIQVIILTGHGNDLEEGEARRLGAFDYLKKPVDIEMLVDRIRSAHREMNKNNTMAAVAFAEAGEFETARKIAR, encoded by the coding sequence ATGGAGGACATTAAAATATTACTGGTTGATGACGAGGAAGATTTTATCGTTTCCATTTCTGAGCTACTGGACTTGAGAGACCTTAAAAGTAAAACGGCCTTGAACGGCAAGGATGCCTTGCGATATGTGGGGCAGAATCTTCCTGACATCATCGTTCTTGACCTAAAGATGCCGGGGTTGGACGGAATGGAAGTTCTGCGCAGGGTGAAAGAGCACTACCCGAGGATTCAGGTCATAATTCTTACCGGCCACGGCAATGATCTTGAAGAGGGCGAGGCGCGACGCCTGGGGGCTTTTGATTACCTGAAAAAGCCTGTTGATATCGAGATGCTGGTGGACAGAATCAGATCAGCGCACAGAGAAATGAATAAAAACAATACGATGGCCGCGGTTGCCTTTGCCGAGGCAGGTGAATTTGAGACGGCACGGAAAATAGCAAGATGA
- a CDS encoding sigma 54-interacting transcriptional regulator, whose amino-acid sequence MKKQNPPLDEHISLLEVINSLPHGVAVLGQDGTIAKMNHYLEACTGYATEKVCGTSVDQVIRTNLAIHSKFFLQTASREEQIIMEGDTINANRKRVPVRLTLSPLFGETHEVKCFLLLLEDLSSQRAIQQNIHDDGKKMGIIGHSPKMQEIFELLPILTHTDTTLLITGETGTGKDFLAETIHQLSSRSKAPFIKVNCGALPEALLESELFGYVRGAFTGAHADKPGMFRLSQGGTIFLTEIGDLPVALQTKLLTVLDDKEFYPLGSSKKVKVDVRLITATHHDLRRLVQQGKFREDLYYRLNVLRTHLPPLRERGDDIKLLLEHFLHKFSQTLEKNIRGFNQDAETCLLDYHFPGNVRELSNIAEYAANICQGELIKFSHLPAYLHTAIADIPEPADSTKTTGQGNERAATISNWSHFEKKKIFDSLVNTDGNRTQTAKQLGWGRSKLWRKMKLYGLE is encoded by the coding sequence ATGAAAAAACAGAATCCCCCCCTTGATGAGCATATCAGCCTTCTTGAGGTCATCAATTCCTTGCCGCACGGAGTGGCTGTGCTTGGCCAAGATGGCACTATAGCCAAGATGAATCACTATCTGGAGGCATGCACAGGCTATGCGACAGAAAAGGTCTGTGGCACATCGGTTGACCAGGTAATTCGCACCAACCTTGCCATTCACAGCAAATTTTTTCTGCAGACAGCTTCCCGCGAAGAACAGATCATAATGGAAGGGGATACTATCAATGCGAACCGGAAAAGAGTGCCGGTGCGCCTGACCCTTTCACCGCTCTTCGGTGAAACCCATGAGGTGAAGTGCTTTCTGCTACTGCTTGAAGATTTGTCATCCCAGCGTGCCATTCAACAAAATATCCATGATGACGGAAAAAAAATGGGAATCATCGGCCACAGTCCGAAAATGCAGGAAATTTTTGAACTGCTGCCAATCCTCACACACACCGACACCACATTATTGATAACCGGCGAGACCGGCACCGGAAAAGACTTCCTTGCAGAGACTATCCATCAGCTCTCCAGTCGATCAAAAGCACCCTTCATCAAGGTCAATTGCGGCGCCCTCCCGGAGGCCCTGCTTGAATCGGAACTGTTCGGTTACGTTCGCGGCGCTTTTACCGGGGCGCACGCCGACAAGCCAGGCATGTTCAGGCTTTCTCAGGGAGGCACCATTTTCCTGACAGAGATTGGCGATCTGCCGGTAGCCCTCCAGACCAAGCTCCTCACGGTGCTTGACGATAAGGAATTTTATCCATTGGGCAGCTCAAAAAAAGTAAAGGTCGATGTTCGCCTGATTACCGCCACTCACCACGACCTCCGTCGACTGGTTCAGCAGGGTAAATTCCGGGAAGATCTTTACTATCGTCTCAACGTTCTGCGCACCCACCTGCCGCCGCTCCGCGAGCGAGGCGACGATATCAAGCTGCTGCTGGAACATTTTCTCCATAAATTTTCACAAACCCTGGAGAAGAATATCAGGGGGTTCAATCAGGACGCAGAAACATGTCTTCTGGATTACCACTTTCCCGGCAATGTCAGAGAGTTGAGTAACATTGCGGAATACGCCGCAAATATATGCCAGGGTGAACTGATCAAGTTTTCACACCTGCCCGCATATCTGCATACAGCCATAGCGGATATTCCCGAACCGGCGGACAGCACGAAAACTACCGGCCAGGGCAATGAACGCGCTGCAACAATCTCTAACTGGTCTCATTTTGAAAAGAAAAAGATTTTCGACAGCCTGGTAAACACCGATGGCAACCGTACCCAGACTGCCAAACAATTAGGATGGGGCCGAAGCAAGCTCTGGCGGAAGATGAAGCTCTACGGTCTTGAATGA
- a CDS encoding two-component sensor histidine kinase encodes MKSPWLRLIRFTQNQFVFCINDSNLSAQQRYLYLRRGLLLILCMVAMIPLIITAGLSYNQYRQVVKEEVESNARWSTVSTKQNIETFLGKLRSSISIIADAYSFMDLTQQNTLDLVFEKLKHENPGVVDLSVIGPDGVQQTYSGPFNLTGKNYAESLWYSKTLAQQSYISEVFLGFRNLPHFVVAVSRKISTDNSHWILRASIDTETIDRFLLSIHSDIVEDVFLVNSAGLLQSSSSFYGKVGAQSPLTKIPRKNRLNLVEEYRNSKPIIRTYSPIKDTPWTLVLEHTQYAEKKPWRQFKRKLLIILCVCSLLIVIAAYRIAGFVAASIRSADEAREALLAQTEHNDKLASIGRLAAGVAHEINNPLAIIHAKAQLLKDLLALTKDFEYREKFLAQLDSQQKAVARSRDITHRLLGFARRMESKLEPVWINMVIEEVLSFLEREAQYKSVRIDLDLQQDLPAITSDQGQLQQILFNIINNAIDSVDKNSSIEIRTKKVEPAAIRIEISDHGPGMSPEIQKKIFEPFFTTKNEKDKQGTGLGLFITYGLVKKLHGDIQVQSVVGIGTTFILSFPEQRQD; translated from the coding sequence ATGAAATCACCTTGGCTCCGCCTCATTCGCTTCACCCAGAACCAGTTCGTCTTCTGCATCAATGATTCGAACCTTTCTGCCCAGCAGCGCTATCTGTACCTCAGAAGAGGCCTGCTTTTGATCCTGTGCATGGTCGCGATGATTCCATTGATCATCACCGCCGGACTCAGCTACAATCAATACCGGCAGGTGGTAAAAGAGGAAGTGGAAAGCAATGCCCGCTGGAGCACGGTGAGCACCAAACAGAATATTGAGACTTTTTTGGGCAAACTGCGGTCATCAATATCCATCATCGCAGATGCATATTCATTCATGGATCTGACGCAGCAGAATACTCTTGACCTGGTTTTTGAAAAACTCAAACACGAAAATCCAGGGGTGGTTGATTTAAGTGTAATCGGACCAGACGGTGTTCAGCAGACCTACTCCGGCCCTTTCAACCTGACGGGCAAAAATTACGCCGAAAGCCTCTGGTATAGCAAAACACTGGCCCAGCAAAGTTACATCAGCGAAGTCTTCCTGGGCTTTCGCAATCTGCCGCATTTTGTTGTTGCAGTGAGCAGAAAGATCTCAACCGACAACAGCCACTGGATTTTGCGGGCGAGCATTGACACGGAAACAATTGACCGTTTTCTGCTGTCAATCCATTCCGATATAGTAGAGGACGTTTTTCTTGTGAACAGCGCAGGCCTGCTGCAAAGCTCCTCGAGTTTTTACGGAAAGGTCGGCGCACAAAGTCCTTTAACTAAAATTCCACGCAAAAACAGGTTGAATCTTGTCGAGGAATACCGCAATTCCAAACCGATAATCCGAACCTACAGCCCCATAAAGGACACCCCCTGGACTCTTGTCCTGGAACATACCCAATATGCAGAGAAAAAACCCTGGCGCCAATTCAAACGCAAACTGCTGATCATTCTCTGTGTCTGTTCATTGTTAATCGTCATCGCTGCTTACCGCATAGCAGGATTTGTTGCCGCATCGATCCGTAGTGCGGATGAAGCGCGAGAAGCCCTACTTGCCCAGACCGAACATAATGACAAACTTGCTTCCATTGGCAGGCTGGCTGCAGGTGTTGCCCACGAAATAAACAACCCTCTGGCCATTATCCATGCCAAGGCCCAGCTATTAAAGGATCTACTGGCATTAACAAAGGATTTTGAATATCGAGAAAAATTCTTAGCACAACTAGACTCACAGCAGAAGGCCGTTGCCAGAAGCCGAGACATAACCCACCGGCTCCTGGGCTTTGCCCGCAGAATGGAAAGCAAGCTTGAACCGGTGTGGATCAACATGGTAATCGAGGAAGTTTTAAGCTTTCTTGAAAGGGAGGCTCAGTACAAGAGCGTCCGGATCGATCTTGATCTGCAACAGGATCTGCCGGCCATCACCAGTGACCAGGGGCAGCTCCAGCAGATTCTCTTCAACATCATCAACAATGCCATTGATTCTGTGGACAAGAACAGCAGCATTGAGATCAGAACAAAGAAAGTGGAGCCGGCTGCCATCCGGATTGAAATATCAGACCACGGCCCCGGCATGTCTCCCGAGATCCAGAAAAAAATATTTGAACCATTTTTCACGACAAAGAATGAAAAAGATAAACAGGGGACCGGGCTCGGGCTGTTTATCACATATGGCCTGGTGAAAAAGCTCCATGGAGACATCCAGGTCCAAAGCGTTGTGGGAATCGGCACAACCTTCATTCTAAGTTTTCCAGAACAGAGGCAAGATTAG
- a CDS encoding response regulator — protein sequence MKKTISKNKVLIIDDEIEFAETCAECLALRDFEVMAFGDANEAMNFIRSDWKPDVVLLDLKMPEIDGLEVLDMIKNYDPRIEVILITAHGSTEHGISGMQRGLFDFLMKPVELDELVEKIHQAINLRLSVQD from the coding sequence GTGAAAAAAACAATTTCTAAAAACAAAGTATTGATTATCGATGATGAAATCGAGTTTGCCGAGACCTGTGCCGAATGCCTTGCCTTACGCGACTTTGAGGTCATGGCCTTTGGTGATGCCAACGAAGCCATGAACTTCATACGATCGGACTGGAAACCGGATGTCGTGCTTTTGGATCTTAAAATGCCGGAGATTGATGGTCTTGAGGTCCTGGATATGATAAAAAATTACGATCCACGCATTGAGGTTATCCTGATCACTGCCCACGGTTCAACCGAACACGGGATTTCCGGAATGCAGAGGGGTTTATTCGACTTTCTCATGAAACCAGTGGAACTTGATGAGTTGGTAGAAAAAATCCATCAAGCCATTAACTTGAGACTGAGTGTTCAAGATTAG
- a CDS encoding SEC-C domain-containing protein, which yields MTQCPCSPDKKFNKCCGPFHKGAAAPTAEKLMRSRYSAYVLKDYDYLNRTCHPDHQADAADFADQGDIIWKGLEIVDTEAGGEDDQDGIVEFVARYSLKGAEYRQHERSNFIRQDGQWIYLDGEFVKPAPVHSEKVGRNEPCPCGSGKKHKKCCL from the coding sequence ATGACACAATGTCCCTGCAGTCCGGATAAAAAATTCAATAAATGTTGCGGTCCGTTTCATAAGGGAGCTGCCGCCCCCACAGCAGAAAAGCTCATGCGCTCCCGCTATTCCGCGTATGTTCTCAAGGATTATGATTATCTCAACCGGACATGCCATCCTGATCATCAGGCCGATGCCGCTGATTTTGCCGACCAGGGGGACATTATCTGGAAGGGGTTGGAGATTGTCGACACCGAAGCAGGCGGTGAGGATGATCAGGACGGTATTGTGGAGTTTGTCGCCAGATACAGTCTCAAAGGTGCTGAATACCGGCAGCATGAACGGAGTAATTTCATCAGGCAGGACGGGCAGTGGATATACCTGGACGGCGAGTTTGTCAAACCTGCGCCGGTTCATTCGGAAAAAGTCGGCCGCAATGAGCCATGCCCGTGCGGCAGCGGCAAGAAGCATAAGAAGTGCTGTTTGTGA
- a CDS encoding ATP-binding cassette domain-containing protein, with protein sequence MNLLALQEITISFGALPVLNRIDLNIEEGQKICLVGRNGEGKSTLLKLIAGDLQPDSGRMIKRSGLKTAMLSQDVPHEIAGTIYDVVAGGLGESFELLRRHHAISLRLAEKEDPGLLDELMEVEHGLEAAGGWHARQRIETVLSHLELNADLLFNELSGGLRRRVMLARALVNEPELLLLDEPTNHLDIDSIAWLEEFLKSSAGTIIFITHDRMLAGKLADRILDLDRGKITSWPGSMGEYLRKKDELLEVEALHQKKFDKKLSQEETWIRQGIKARRTRNEGRVRALIDLRNERSARREKIGKATMKLHEADISGKLVAKAENISFRFGQSWLVKDFSTTVLRGDKVGILGPNGCGKTTLIKILFGELVPETGSVHLGSKIQLAYSDQLRSKLDEDKTVAENVGEGKETVTINGFERHIISYLKDFLFTPDRARSPVSILSGGERNRLMLAKLFCRPANVLVLDEPTNDLDVESLELLEEILLDFKGTVILVSHDRAFLNNVVTSTFVFEGNGKVQEYAGGYDDWLMQRPVKRKNGLSSELKKKEKAKLAPSSARKLTFKEERELEGLHKRIEEMEAEQSDLLGKMADGGFFQRDGDAISKAKNRLQELEQDLARSYFRWEALEAIKEEYMNRRKS encoded by the coding sequence ATGAATTTGCTTGCATTACAGGAGATCACTATCAGTTTCGGCGCCTTGCCGGTTCTTAATCGTATTGATCTCAATATAGAGGAAGGGCAGAAAATCTGCCTGGTGGGTCGAAACGGCGAAGGGAAATCCACCCTGCTCAAACTCATTGCCGGCGATCTGCAACCGGACAGCGGCAGGATGATCAAACGGTCGGGGCTCAAGACCGCGATGCTGTCGCAGGATGTTCCCCATGAAATTGCCGGGACAATTTATGATGTTGTTGCCGGTGGCCTTGGTGAATCTTTTGAACTGCTGCGCCGGCATCATGCCATCAGCCTGAGGCTTGCTGAAAAAGAGGATCCCGGCCTGCTTGACGAGCTCATGGAGGTGGAACATGGGCTTGAGGCGGCAGGGGGCTGGCATGCCCGACAGCGCATCGAGACAGTGCTATCGCATCTTGAACTGAATGCGGACCTGCTGTTTAACGAACTTTCCGGTGGCTTACGAAGACGGGTGATGCTTGCCCGGGCACTGGTGAATGAACCGGAGTTGCTGCTCCTTGACGAACCGACAAATCATCTTGATATCGATTCCATTGCCTGGCTTGAGGAATTTCTTAAATCATCCGCCGGGACGATTATTTTTATCACCCATGACCGGATGCTTGCCGGAAAACTGGCTGATCGGATTCTTGATCTTGACCGGGGCAAAATAACCAGCTGGCCCGGAAGTATGGGGGAATATCTCAGGAAAAAGGATGAGCTGCTCGAAGTTGAGGCTTTGCACCAGAAAAAATTCGATAAGAAGCTTTCCCAGGAGGAGACCTGGATACGGCAGGGGATCAAGGCCCGGCGCACCAGAAACGAAGGCAGGGTGCGGGCGCTGATTGATCTGCGCAATGAGCGGAGCGCCCGGAGGGAAAAAATCGGCAAGGCCACTATGAAGCTCCATGAAGCGGATATTTCCGGAAAGCTCGTGGCCAAGGCTGAAAACATTTCCTTCCGTTTTGGCCAATCGTGGCTGGTGAAGGATTTCAGCACCACGGTTTTACGGGGCGACAAAGTGGGCATCCTCGGACCCAATGGCTGCGGCAAGACGACGCTGATTAAAATTCTTTTCGGCGAGCTCGTGCCTGAGACCGGTTCCGTCCATCTTGGTTCCAAGATTCAACTTGCCTATTCTGATCAGTTGCGATCCAAGCTTGATGAGGATAAAACAGTTGCGGAAAATGTCGGTGAAGGCAAAGAGACGGTAACCATAAACGGTTTTGAGCGGCATATAATCAGCTATCTGAAGGATTTTCTGTTTACCCCGGATCGGGCCCGGTCGCCGGTTTCCATTCTTTCCGGAGGCGAGCGTAACCGGCTCATGCTGGCAAAGCTGTTCTGCAGACCGGCAAACGTCCTGGTTCTTGACGAACCCACCAACGATCTTGATGTTGAATCCCTTGAGCTGTTGGAGGAAATATTGCTGGACTTCAAGGGAACGGTTATTCTTGTCAGCCATGACCGGGCTTTTTTAAACAACGTTGTGACCAGCACCTTTGTTTTTGAAGGAAACGGCAAAGTCCAGGAGTATGCCGGCGGCTATGATGACTGGCTCATGCAGCGTCCGGTAAAACGGAAGAATGGTCTTTCCTCTGAATTGAAAAAAAAGGAGAAAGCAAAGCTCGCTCCTTCCAGTGCGAGAAAACTCACCTTTAAGGAAGAAAGAGAGCTTGAAGGCCTTCACAAAAGGATCGAGGAAATGGAGGCCGAGCAAAGTGATCTTTTGGGGAAAATGGCCGATGGCGGCTTTTTTCAGCGGGATGGAGATGCAATCAGCAAGGCAAAAAACCGCCTTCAGGAGCTTGAACAAGACCTTGCTCGGTCTTATTTCCGTTGGGAAGCCCTTGAAGCGATTAAGGAAGAATACATGAACAGGAGAAAATCATGA